In the Leifsonia sp. 466MF genome, one interval contains:
- a CDS encoding YoaK family protein — protein MTDGSKRQSEMTLVLMLALTFSTGIVDAVGYLGLDKVFAGNMTGNVVILGMAIVGADGLPWVGPLVALIAFMVGAVIGGRTLRRETIGWNTRTSWSFTAVAAALAVLTGVTIATGGVPPKPWELGITVLLAAAMGFQAAVARHLAVKDVTTVVVTSTITGLAADSVLAGGSGQPWRRRAGAVVLIALGALVGALLLRFGIALPLGLATVVTAAAAVVGHFAAHEGRRVAAARA, from the coding sequence ATGACAGACGGCAGCAAGCGGCAGAGCGAGATGACCCTGGTGCTCATGCTCGCGCTCACCTTCTCGACCGGGATCGTCGACGCGGTCGGCTACCTCGGGCTCGACAAAGTGTTCGCGGGCAACATGACGGGCAACGTGGTGATCCTCGGGATGGCCATCGTGGGCGCCGACGGGTTGCCCTGGGTCGGGCCGCTGGTCGCGCTCATCGCCTTCATGGTGGGAGCCGTCATCGGCGGCCGGACGCTGCGCCGAGAGACGATCGGCTGGAACACGCGGACGAGCTGGTCCTTCACCGCTGTCGCCGCCGCCTTGGCGGTGCTCACCGGCGTCACGATCGCGACCGGCGGCGTCCCGCCGAAGCCGTGGGAGCTCGGCATCACCGTCCTGCTCGCCGCGGCGATGGGATTCCAGGCGGCCGTCGCCCGGCACCTGGCCGTCAAGGATGTGACCACGGTCGTCGTCACGTCCACCATCACCGGCCTCGCCGCCGACTCGGTGCTCGCCGGCGGTTCCGGCCAGCCGTGGCGCCGGCGCGCGGGCGCGGTCGTGCTCATCGCGCTGGGTGCACTGGTCGGGGCGCTGCTGCTGAGGTTCGGGATCGCCCTACCGCTCGGACTCGCCACGGTGGTGACCGCGGCTGCCGCCGTCGTCGGCCACTTCGCCGCCCATGAGGGGCGCCGCGTGGCGGCCGCGCGGGCGTGA
- a CDS encoding TetR/AcrR family transcriptional regulator — MTGTETTAPSVARPQRADARRNFDALLAAAREAFAEQGPNASLEDIARRAGVGIGTLYRNFPTRDSLVEAVYIDEVAAVVRAAEEAGSLEPWEAVQAWLRRFIAYVGTKRALIEGLNKDSPVLLSCRTSLYDAGEPLVRRAQLAGELRSDATIGDVIRMVSGIAGVAFDDDQQRDRVLAMAIDGLRPR; from the coding sequence GTGACCGGCACCGAGACCACAGCACCGAGCGTCGCCCGACCGCAGAGGGCGGATGCCCGACGCAACTTCGACGCGCTGCTCGCCGCCGCACGCGAGGCCTTCGCCGAGCAGGGACCGAACGCGTCGCTCGAGGACATCGCCCGCCGCGCCGGGGTCGGGATCGGGACGCTGTACCGCAACTTCCCCACGCGCGACTCGCTGGTGGAGGCCGTGTACATCGACGAGGTCGCCGCCGTCGTCCGCGCAGCGGAGGAGGCGGGGTCGCTCGAGCCGTGGGAGGCCGTTCAGGCCTGGCTCCGCCGCTTCATCGCCTACGTCGGCACCAAGCGCGCGCTCATCGAAGGCCTCAACAAAGACTCCCCCGTGCTGCTCAGCTGCCGCACCTCGCTCTACGACGCCGGCGAGCCGCTGGTCCGCCGGGCACAGCTGGCGGGTGAGTTGCGCTCCGACGCCACGATCGGCGACGTGATCCGCATGGTGTCCGGGATCGCCGGGGTCGCCTTCGACGACGACCAGCAGCGCGACCGCGTCCTCGCCATGGCCATCGACGGTCTCCGCCCCCGCTGA
- a CDS encoding PhzF family phenazine biosynthesis protein, with amino-acid sequence MDETIEVVVVRVFTNESGRNGNELGIITSSPATASREQDIANALGFSETVFVDALDEAGRAATIRIFTPARELPFAGHPSVGTAWWLSDQRTPVDVLREPAGDVEATVDDDTAWITARAEWAPTFEWLELQSPEDVDALDPFAFTSGHHYAYAWIDEAAGTLRSRMFAPDMGIIEDEATGAAAIALTARLGRPLSILQGEGSQLATEPLGDGRIRVGGTTVYDRTIEATL; translated from the coding sequence ATGGATGAGACCATCGAAGTAGTCGTCGTTCGCGTGTTCACGAACGAGAGCGGCCGTAACGGCAACGAGCTCGGCATCATCACGAGCTCCCCGGCCACGGCGTCCCGCGAGCAGGACATCGCCAACGCGCTCGGCTTCAGCGAGACCGTGTTCGTGGATGCGCTGGACGAGGCGGGGCGTGCCGCCACGATCCGCATCTTCACGCCGGCGCGCGAGCTGCCGTTCGCGGGCCACCCGAGCGTCGGCACGGCCTGGTGGCTGTCCGATCAGCGGACCCCGGTCGACGTGCTGCGAGAGCCCGCCGGAGATGTCGAGGCCACCGTCGACGACGACACCGCGTGGATCACCGCCCGCGCCGAGTGGGCGCCCACCTTCGAGTGGCTCGAGCTGCAGTCGCCGGAGGATGTGGACGCGCTCGACCCGTTCGCGTTCACCTCCGGCCACCACTACGCCTACGCGTGGATCGACGAGGCGGCGGGGACGCTGCGCTCGCGGATGTTCGCGCCGGACATGGGGATCATCGAGGACGAGGCGACGGGCGCGGCGGCCATCGCGCTGACGGCGCGCCTGGGCCGGCCGCTCAGCATCCTGCAAGGCGAGGGGTCGCAGCTGGCGACCGAGCCGCTGGGCGACGGCCGCATCCGCGTCGGCGGGACCACGGTCTACGACCGCACGATCGAGGCGACGCTCTAG
- a CDS encoding GIY-YIG nuclease family protein has product MDTVCALCESPAYAGASLRLCLTHLLEAHDLVDAEFGVTDALPSPCVFCGSRLGVRYPSGWLCAVCEWRVGEPPPEGAAASRVDVVYYLRFRDRIKIGTTANPAQRFAALPHDEVLAFERGDRTAEHRRHEQFAHLRIPGTEWFETDPVLLAHVELVRAGADDPWALLARWRSEAAALRV; this is encoded by the coding sequence ATGGACACCGTCTGCGCTCTCTGCGAGAGCCCTGCGTATGCCGGCGCGTCCCTCCGGCTGTGCCTGACCCATCTGCTGGAGGCGCACGATCTGGTCGACGCCGAGTTCGGCGTGACGGACGCGCTGCCGTCGCCGTGCGTGTTCTGCGGTTCGCGGCTGGGCGTCCGCTACCCGTCGGGGTGGCTCTGTGCAGTGTGCGAGTGGCGGGTGGGCGAGCCGCCTCCGGAGGGCGCGGCCGCATCCCGGGTGGATGTGGTCTACTACCTGCGGTTCCGTGACCGCATCAAGATCGGCACGACCGCGAACCCCGCCCAGCGGTTCGCGGCGCTGCCCCACGACGAGGTGCTCGCGTTCGAACGCGGCGACCGGACCGCGGAGCACCGGCGCCACGAGCAGTTCGCGCACCTGCGCATCCCGGGCACCGAGTGGTTCGAGACCGACCCCGTGCTGCTCGCCCACGTGGAGCTCGTCCGCGCCGGCGCCGACGACCCGTGGGCCCTGCTCGCGCGCTGGCGCAGCGAGGCGGCGGCGCTCCGTGTCTGA
- a CDS encoding class I mannose-6-phosphate isomerase has protein sequence MTTATPLLLGPNQPLDRPYRGGAGIARFRGTPQPSPFTPEDFVASTTEVFAGGGVGLTVLPDGRTLRDAVAADPVSFLGEEHVARFGARTMLLVKLLDTAERLFVHYHPDDAFADRHLNSPLGKTEAWAVIEAEPGAAAFLGFRRPVSTDEVRVWWDGQDADAMLDAMNTVPLAAGDTLLVPAGLAHAIGPGVTLVELQQPTDLSVLLERRMLSEHDALLGLDLGTAIEGLNRGVTPEERIAALRQGRGAETLFPGDADPFFAAERIRVSGSRELDPGFSVLVVLGGEGRLETEGGTVVPLGRGATVLTAFADGPIGLSGELELIRCRPPR, from the coding sequence GTGACCACTGCGACGCCGCTCCTGCTCGGCCCGAACCAGCCTCTCGATCGGCCGTACCGGGGTGGCGCGGGCATCGCGCGCTTCCGCGGAACACCGCAGCCGAGCCCGTTCACGCCGGAGGACTTCGTCGCCTCGACCACCGAGGTCTTCGCGGGTGGCGGTGTCGGTCTCACCGTGCTGCCCGACGGCCGCACCCTGCGCGACGCGGTCGCGGCCGACCCCGTGTCCTTTCTCGGCGAGGAGCATGTCGCCCGCTTCGGCGCGCGCACGATGCTGCTCGTGAAGCTGCTCGATACCGCCGAGCGCCTCTTCGTCCACTACCACCCGGACGACGCGTTCGCCGATCGCCACCTGAACAGCCCGCTCGGCAAGACGGAGGCGTGGGCGGTCATCGAGGCCGAGCCCGGCGCCGCCGCGTTCCTCGGGTTCCGCCGACCCGTCTCGACCGACGAGGTGCGCGTCTGGTGGGACGGCCAGGATGCCGACGCGATGCTCGATGCGATGAACACCGTCCCGCTGGCCGCCGGTGACACGCTGCTCGTCCCGGCCGGGCTCGCGCACGCGATCGGCCCGGGTGTGACGCTCGTGGAGCTGCAGCAGCCCACCGACCTCTCCGTCCTGTTGGAGCGGCGGATGCTCTCCGAGCACGACGCGCTGCTCGGCCTCGACCTGGGGACCGCGATCGAGGGGCTGAACCGCGGCGTGACGCCCGAGGAGCGGATCGCCGCCCTGCGCCAGGGGCGCGGCGCAGAGACGCTGTTCCCCGGCGATGCCGATCCGTTCTTCGCGGCGGAACGCATCCGCGTCTCCGGCTCCCGCGAGCTCGACCCCGGGTTCTCGGTGCTCGTCGTGCTCGGCGGAGAGGGACGGCTGGAGACGGAAGGCGGCACGGTCGTGCCGCTAGGCCGCGGGGCGACGGTGCTCACCGCGTTCGCCGACGGCCCGATCGGGCTGAGTGGCGAGCTCGAGTTGATCCGCTGCCGCCCGCCGCGCTGA
- a CDS encoding three-helix bundle dimerization domain-containing protein, translated as MTIDDRQNASEEDLAVEHAAERLAERYPQVPRERIDELVEKHHEEFEGAPVRDFVPVLIEHDVKQELNAEERAD; from the coding sequence ATGACGATCGACGACCGCCAGAACGCCAGCGAAGAGGACCTCGCCGTCGAGCACGCCGCCGAGCGGCTCGCCGAGCGCTATCCGCAGGTGCCGCGCGAGCGCATCGACGAGCTGGTCGAGAAGCACCACGAGGAGTTCGAGGGGGCGCCGGTCCGCGACTTCGTCCCGGTCCTCATCGAGCACGACGTGAAGCAGGAGTTGAACGCAGAAGAGCGCGCCGACTGA
- a CDS encoding LacI family DNA-binding transcriptional regulator: MLTMKDIASHVGVSVSSVSLVLSGRGEGRVNASVAQRIKQVADELGYVPNQLARSLKTKQSRTIGMVSDQVATVPFSGHMLAGAQQAAWDSGFMLMLIDTYGNDEVQTPAVQSLLQRNIEGLIVATNFHKLVELPLVPPTMPVVILDGRPSVEDAHPTVDYVVPDEELGAYTSTRLLIEAGHTRIGFCDVRAYPIASRLRARGHERALTEAGLRRDESLTVVAEDAATRFAVEPARQLLDREDRPTAVFCFSDQTAMGFYQVARHLGLDIPGDLSIAGFDNQEFVAEALDPGLTTVQLPHRDMGAWAVRRVVGRLDGSLDGAEREGFLMPCAPVLRHSIGPPSGT; encoded by the coding sequence ATGCTGACGATGAAGGACATCGCCTCGCACGTCGGCGTCTCCGTGTCGAGCGTCAGCCTGGTGCTCAGCGGTCGCGGTGAGGGCCGCGTCAACGCGTCGGTCGCGCAGCGCATCAAGCAGGTCGCCGACGAGCTCGGCTACGTGCCGAATCAGCTGGCCCGGTCGCTCAAGACCAAGCAGAGCCGCACGATCGGGATGGTGTCCGACCAGGTCGCCACGGTGCCGTTCTCCGGTCACATGCTCGCGGGCGCGCAGCAGGCGGCATGGGACAGCGGCTTCATGTTGATGCTCATCGACACCTACGGCAACGACGAGGTGCAGACCCCGGCCGTCCAGTCCCTCCTGCAGCGCAACATCGAGGGCCTCATCGTCGCGACCAACTTCCACAAGCTCGTCGAGCTGCCGCTCGTCCCGCCGACGATGCCGGTCGTCATCCTCGACGGGCGTCCCTCCGTGGAGGATGCGCATCCCACGGTCGACTACGTCGTGCCCGACGAGGAATTGGGTGCCTACACCTCGACGCGCCTGCTCATCGAGGCCGGTCACACCCGGATCGGCTTCTGCGACGTCCGCGCCTACCCGATCGCCTCGCGGCTGCGCGCCCGCGGCCACGAGCGGGCGCTGACGGAGGCCGGCCTCCGCCGGGACGAGAGCCTCACCGTGGTCGCGGAGGACGCGGCCACGCGGTTCGCCGTCGAGCCGGCCCGGCAGCTGCTCGACCGGGAGGACAGGCCGACCGCCGTGTTCTGCTTCAGCGATCAGACCGCGATGGGCTTCTACCAGGTGGCGCGCCACCTCGGGCTCGACATCCCCGGCGACCTCTCGATCGCCGGATTCGACAACCAGGAGTTCGTCGCCGAGGCGCTCGACCCCGGCCTCACGACCGTGCAGCTGCCGCACCGCGACATGGGCGCGTGGGCGGTGCGCCGCGTGGTCGGCCGGCTCGACGGATCCCTCGACGGGGCCGAGCGCGAAGGCTTCCTCATGCCCTGTGCGCCCGTCCTCCGGCACTCGATCGGGCCGCCTTCCGGCACCTGA
- a CDS encoding cation:proton antiporter: protein MELGVYAVIAVAVIVGVAAFSRKLGIAAPIILVIVGVTLSFLPGVPDIEVPPEIILDGLLPPILYAAAISVPLTDFRRNLAPIAGLSVVLVVITAFASGFVLYTMLPDLNLAAAIALGAIISPPDAVAATSIGRKLGLPPRLLTVLEGEGLVNDATALVLLRTALAAALGALATPWAGVVDFISAVVIAFVVGLVVGFVSVWVRSKLSDPVLDTALSVVVPFAAFAPTEALHGSGVLAVVITGLYTGHAAPRQFSAQARISDQINWRTIQFLLENGVFLLIGLELRTLVGDVENPEVLSVWNAVGLGLIAVLSLIVIRFVLIVPLIFGLRRRAEHAERSVLREWLMISYFRDHPVRYRWQALRKQRAEQRYERHRTDLEEYRQEAIDWKGGVVLGWAGMRGVVTLAAAQSLPSDIPYRPQLILIAFTVAFVSLVVQGGTLPWLIRTLGLQGADAREDRRLLAQLLDDLSEAGLAVLDDPETAAQTTTTIDPEVVERVRQSSYLRAESAWERTLLSDAPQDSRPHHVYRTLRLAVVDAERERLLLERSRGSYPSRVLTEAQALLDLEETRLRSRSR from the coding sequence ATGGAGCTGGGCGTCTATGCGGTGATCGCTGTGGCGGTCATCGTCGGCGTGGCCGCATTCTCGCGGAAGCTCGGCATCGCGGCTCCGATCATCCTCGTCATCGTCGGCGTCACTCTGTCGTTCCTGCCCGGCGTCCCCGACATCGAGGTGCCGCCCGAGATCATCCTCGACGGGCTCCTCCCGCCGATCCTGTACGCGGCGGCCATCAGCGTCCCGCTGACCGACTTCCGGCGGAACCTCGCCCCGATCGCCGGCCTCTCCGTCGTGCTCGTCGTGATCACGGCCTTCGCCTCGGGCTTCGTGCTGTACACGATGCTGCCGGATCTCAACCTCGCGGCGGCCATCGCACTCGGCGCGATCATCAGTCCACCCGACGCCGTCGCGGCCACGTCGATCGGCCGCAAGCTCGGCCTCCCGCCCCGCCTCCTGACCGTGCTGGAGGGGGAGGGCCTGGTCAACGACGCGACCGCCCTCGTGCTCCTGCGGACGGCGCTCGCGGCCGCGCTCGGCGCCCTCGCGACTCCGTGGGCGGGCGTCGTCGACTTCATCTCCGCCGTGGTCATCGCGTTCGTCGTGGGTCTCGTCGTCGGCTTCGTCTCGGTGTGGGTGCGATCCAAGCTCAGCGACCCGGTGCTCGACACGGCGCTCTCCGTGGTGGTCCCGTTCGCCGCGTTCGCGCCGACCGAGGCCCTGCACGGCTCCGGCGTCCTCGCCGTCGTCATCACCGGCCTCTACACCGGGCACGCCGCACCGCGTCAGTTCAGCGCGCAGGCGAGGATCAGCGACCAGATCAACTGGCGCACCATCCAGTTCCTGCTCGAGAACGGCGTCTTCCTGCTGATCGGGCTCGAACTGCGGACGCTGGTCGGCGACGTCGAGAACCCCGAGGTGCTGAGCGTGTGGAACGCCGTCGGCCTCGGGCTCATCGCCGTGCTCTCGCTCATCGTCATCCGGTTCGTGCTCATCGTCCCGCTCATCTTCGGCCTGCGAAGACGCGCGGAGCACGCCGAACGCTCCGTGCTGCGCGAGTGGCTGATGATCAGCTACTTCCGCGACCATCCCGTCCGCTACCGATGGCAGGCTCTGCGGAAGCAGCGGGCGGAGCAGCGGTACGAGCGGCATCGCACCGACCTGGAGGAGTACCGGCAGGAGGCGATCGACTGGAAGGGCGGCGTCGTCCTCGGCTGGGCCGGGATGCGCGGCGTCGTCACCCTCGCGGCGGCGCAGTCGCTGCCGAGCGACATCCCCTACCGCCCCCAGCTCATCCTCATCGCATTCACCGTCGCGTTCGTCAGCCTGGTGGTGCAGGGCGGGACGCTGCCCTGGCTGATCCGGACCCTCGGGCTCCAGGGCGCGGACGCCCGGGAGGACCGCCGGCTGCTCGCGCAGCTCCTCGACGACCTGAGCGAGGCCGGACTCGCCGTGCTCGACGACCCGGAGACCGCGGCCCAGACCACGACGACGATCGACCCGGAGGTGGTCGAGCGGGTGCGGCAGTCGTCCTACCTGCGCGCGGAGTCCGCGTGGGAGCGCACCCTGTTGAGCGACGCACCCCAGGACAGCCGCCCGCACCACGTCTACCGGACGCTGCGGCTCGCCGTCGTGGATGCCGAGCGCGAGCGGCTGCTGCTCGAACGCTCCCGCGGGTCGTATCCCTCCCGCGTCCTCACCGAGGCGCAGGCGCTGCTCGATCTCGAGGAGACCCGCCTCCGCTCCCGCTCGCGGTAG
- a CDS encoding MFS transporter has protein sequence MSRSHPGLTFAILALSVGSFATLQSLVVPVLPVIQSDLHTTTAGVTWTMTAWLIAAAVATPLLGRVGDLVGKRRILVLALLAVALGSVVAAVAPSIGVVIAGRVIQGLGGAMFPLAFGIIRDEFPARRLPSAIGAIASIIAIGSGLGTVLAGPLADALSWRGLFLLPVALTVTAAVLALIFIPESPTRATGGVNPWAAVLLSSWLVALLLPLSTGAQWGWSSPGVIGLFVAAALLLAGWIIVELRSRHPLVDMRLMREPGVWSMNAAAVFIGASMFAIFAFFPRFVQTPTSTGYGLGASVAESGMLMLPMLVTMAVTGFLSGPLARWVGFRAQIVVSAVLMGAAALSLAYLHGSLVAVAAASGVFGIGLGLIYAAITSVVVQSVPATQTGIASGMNANLRTVGSAVGAAVMTALVTGAIAPDGLPAESGYTEGFTTAGVLALAAGAVTVVAAFLMRAARRVAEAEAEEIVATAVVETVEPVPAAALVDIAALSSAEAEAAEMARLAAKVDGELSVTVRDGRRESLEVA, from the coding sequence ATGTCTCGATCCCATCCCGGACTGACCTTCGCCATCCTGGCGCTCAGCGTCGGTTCCTTCGCGACGCTCCAGTCGCTCGTCGTCCCCGTCCTCCCCGTCATCCAGTCCGACCTGCACACCACGACCGCAGGCGTCACCTGGACCATGACCGCGTGGCTCATCGCCGCCGCGGTCGCGACGCCCCTGCTCGGTCGCGTCGGCGACCTCGTCGGCAAGCGCCGCATCCTCGTCCTCGCGCTCCTGGCCGTCGCTCTCGGAAGCGTCGTGGCCGCCGTAGCGCCGTCGATCGGCGTCGTCATCGCCGGTCGCGTCATCCAGGGTCTCGGCGGGGCGATGTTCCCGCTCGCCTTCGGCATCATCCGCGACGAGTTCCCCGCGCGCCGCCTCCCGTCCGCGATCGGCGCCATCGCCTCGATCATCGCCATCGGCAGCGGGCTCGGGACGGTGCTCGCCGGACCCCTCGCCGACGCGCTCAGCTGGCGCGGCCTGTTCCTGCTCCCCGTCGCCCTGACGGTGACCGCCGCCGTGCTCGCGCTGATCTTCATCCCCGAATCGCCCACCCGGGCGACCGGTGGCGTCAACCCGTGGGCGGCCGTTCTGCTCTCCAGCTGGCTCGTCGCCCTCCTCCTGCCGCTCAGCACGGGCGCGCAGTGGGGATGGTCGTCGCCGGGCGTGATCGGCCTGTTCGTCGCCGCCGCGCTGCTCCTCGCCGGCTGGATCATCGTCGAGCTCCGCTCGCGGCATCCCCTCGTCGACATGCGGCTCATGCGCGAACCGGGCGTCTGGTCCATGAACGCGGCGGCCGTCTTCATCGGCGCATCGATGTTCGCGATCTTCGCCTTCTTCCCGCGGTTCGTGCAGACGCCGACCTCGACCGGGTACGGCCTGGGCGCATCCGTGGCGGAGTCGGGAATGCTGATGCTCCCGATGCTGGTGACCATGGCTGTGACCGGCTTCCTGAGCGGCCCGCTCGCCCGCTGGGTCGGCTTCCGCGCGCAGATTGTGGTCTCGGCGGTGCTCATGGGGGCCGCGGCCCTCTCGCTCGCCTACCTCCACGGGTCGCTCGTGGCCGTCGCCGCCGCCTCCGGCGTGTTCGGCATCGGACTCGGTCTGATCTACGCGGCCATCACGAGCGTGGTGGTGCAGAGCGTGCCGGCCACCCAGACCGGGATCGCGAGCGGGATGAACGCCAACCTGCGCACCGTCGGCTCGGCGGTCGGAGCGGCCGTGATGACGGCCCTCGTGACCGGCGCGATCGCTCCGGACGGGCTCCCCGCGGAGTCCGGCTACACCGAGGGCTTCACGACGGCCGGCGTGCTGGCGCTCGCGGCAGGGGCCGTGACCGTCGTGGCCGCGTTCCTGATGCGGGCGGCCCGGCGCGTCGCCGAGGCCGAGGCCGAGGAGATCGTCGCGACCGCGGTCGTGGAGACCGTCGAGCCCGTGCCGGCGGCAGCCCTGGTGGACATCGCGGCGCTGTCCTCCGCGGAGGCGGAGGCGGCCGAGATGGCCCGCCTCGCCGCGAAGGTCGACGGCGAGCTGTCCGTCACCGTGCGCGACGGACGGCGCGAGAGCCTCGAGGTCGCCTGA
- a CDS encoding catalase, with the protein MTDDYTTTQTGTPVASDAHSLTAGRDGVTALHDRYLVEKLAQFNRERIPERIVHAKGGGAFGEFVVTGDVTAYTKAAVFQPGTATRTLQRFSSVAGEQGSPDTWRDVRGFSVKFYTTEGNYDIVGNNTPVFFIRDGIKFPDFIHSQKRLPGSGLRDADMQWDFWTLSPESAHQVTYLMGDRGLPRSWRTMPGYGSHTYQWINAAGERFWVKYHFHSLQGNEEITGVEAEQLAGADADHYRRDLYEAIERGDFPAWRVSVQVMPYEDAKTYRFNPFDLTKVWPHSDYPLIEVGIHTLNENPQNFFAEIEQAAFSPANTVPGIDISPDKMLMARVFSYPDAQRYRVGTNYNELPVNRPVAPVHNYSQDGAARHGFKPADAPVYAPNSFGGPSAQAERAGEGSWESDGALVRSAATLHAEDDDFGQAGALYREVFDDTARARFLDTIAGAVGGVKREDIRERAIQYWTNVDASLGRALRDRLDSAAQTPDEAAEYMGVAE; encoded by the coding sequence ATGACGGACGACTACACAACGACCCAGACCGGAACCCCCGTCGCCAGCGACGCCCACTCGCTGACGGCCGGCCGCGACGGCGTCACCGCGCTGCACGACCGCTACCTCGTCGAGAAGCTCGCCCAGTTCAACCGCGAGCGCATCCCGGAGCGCATCGTCCACGCCAAGGGCGGCGGCGCGTTCGGCGAGTTCGTCGTCACCGGCGACGTGACGGCCTACACCAAGGCGGCGGTCTTCCAGCCCGGCACCGCCACCCGCACCCTCCAGCGGTTCTCCTCCGTCGCCGGCGAGCAGGGCTCGCCCGATACCTGGCGCGACGTGCGCGGCTTCTCGGTGAAGTTCTACACGACCGAGGGCAACTACGACATCGTCGGCAACAACACCCCCGTCTTCTTCATCCGCGACGGCATCAAGTTCCCCGACTTCATCCACTCGCAGAAGCGCCTCCCCGGATCCGGCCTCCGCGACGCCGACATGCAGTGGGACTTCTGGACGCTGTCGCCCGAGTCGGCCCACCAGGTCACCTACCTCATGGGCGACCGCGGTCTCCCCCGCTCATGGCGGACCATGCCGGGCTACGGCTCGCACACCTACCAGTGGATCAACGCGGCCGGCGAGCGCTTCTGGGTGAAGTACCACTTCCACTCGCTGCAGGGCAACGAGGAGATCACGGGCGTCGAGGCCGAGCAGCTGGCCGGCGCCGACGCGGACCACTACCGCCGCGACCTGTACGAGGCGATCGAGCGCGGCGACTTCCCGGCGTGGCGCGTGTCCGTCCAGGTCATGCCGTACGAGGACGCCAAGACGTACCGCTTCAACCCGTTCGACCTGACCAAGGTGTGGCCGCACAGCGACTACCCGCTGATCGAGGTCGGCATCCACACCCTCAACGAGAACCCGCAGAACTTCTTCGCCGAGATCGAGCAGGCCGCGTTCTCGCCCGCCAACACCGTTCCTGGCATCGACATCAGCCCGGACAAGATGCTGATGGCCCGCGTGTTCTCGTACCCGGACGCCCAGCGCTACCGCGTGGGCACCAACTACAACGAACTGCCGGTGAACCGCCCGGTCGCACCCGTCCACAACTACTCGCAGGACGGCGCGGCACGCCACGGCTTCAAGCCCGCGGACGCCCCGGTGTACGCGCCCAACTCGTTCGGCGGTCCGTCCGCCCAGGCGGAGCGTGCGGGTGAGGGCTCGTGGGAGTCCGACGGCGCGCTCGTCCGCTCGGCGGCGACGCTGCACGCGGAGGACGACGACTTCGGTCAGGCCGGCGCGCTCTACCGCGAGGTGTTCGACGACACGGCACGAGCCCGGTTCCTCGACACGATCGCCGGCGCCGTCGGCGGTGTGAAGCGCGAGGACATCCGCGAGCGCGCCATCCAGTACTGGACGAACGTGGATGCGTCGCTCGGCCGTGCGCTGCGCGACCGCCTCGACTCGGCGGCGCAGACCCCGGACGAGGCCGCGGAGTACATGGGCGTCGCCGAGTAG
- a CDS encoding Fur family transcriptional regulator — MDTARLESALRDAGLKATRGRVAVLEALTDRPHANAETVFRTLLPTLPGTSIQNVHNVLGDLTAAGLLRRIEPAGSAALYERRIGDNHHHVVCTACGAVADVDCVVGHAPCLHPSDAGGFAIDTAEVTFWGLCPSCQERAARAQEP; from the coding sequence ATGGACACGGCACGGCTCGAGAGCGCACTGCGCGATGCCGGCCTGAAAGCGACACGTGGCCGGGTGGCGGTGCTGGAAGCGCTGACCGACCGGCCGCACGCGAACGCGGAGACCGTCTTCCGGACGCTGCTGCCGACCCTTCCGGGCACGTCGATCCAGAACGTCCACAACGTTCTGGGCGACTTGACTGCGGCGGGACTGCTGCGGCGGATCGAGCCGGCAGGCTCGGCTGCGCTCTACGAGCGGCGCATCGGAGACAACCACCACCACGTGGTGTGCACCGCATGCGGTGCGGTCGCCGACGTCGACTGCGTCGTCGGTCACGCGCCCTGCCTGCATCCCTCGGATGCGGGCGGCTTCGCGATCGACACGGCCGAAGTCACTTTCTGGGGTCTGTGCCCGTCCTGCCAGGAGCGCGCCGCGCGCGCTCAGGAACCCTGA